One part of the Phoenix dactylifera cultivar Barhee BC4 chromosome 4, palm_55x_up_171113_PBpolish2nd_filt_p, whole genome shotgun sequence genome encodes these proteins:
- the LOC120110382 gene encoding uncharacterized protein LOC120110382, protein MGGYIDKRSEVVMAKYSAEYSKKYGDASTSDAPPRDYDLWFEATGVPTHGHVYGFSPLEDLTGIIGQSSSASTSTGQAPELYTHEDLLRILEQEKKKWQEEVLQKMREEIGFGPRHADRGSNGDSSSANHASL, encoded by the exons ATGGGAGGATATATAGATAAGAGAAGTGAAGTTGTCATg GCaaagtattcagctgaatactccAAAAAATATGGTGATGCCTCCACCTCAGATGCTCCTCCACGTGATTATGACTTGTGGTTTGAGGCAACTGGTGTCCCAACTCATGGCCATGTCTATGGCTTTAGTCCCCTAGAGGATCTCACTGGAATTATTGGGCAATCATCATCTGCTTCCACCTCTACAGGTCAAGCTCCAGAGCTGTACACTCATGAAGACCTTCTACGTATTCTTgagcaggaaaagaaaaaatggcaagaggaggttcttcaaaagatgagagaagagattggctttGGACCAAGGCATGCAGATCGGGGGAGTAATGGTGATTCTAGTTCTGCTAATCATGCTTCATTATAA